The window TCTGGCTTTGGCTTATTGAAGGAATATTCAACAGTAAAAACTGGAAACAAATACAGCTTAAAGATTAAAGTATTTTAAAGATAATCACTTGCAAATGGCTTAATCTTAACAAACGAAGCTTTTATGAAACTTCTGTTATGCTATAGATTTTGTATTTAAGACGATACTTTCAATTAAACTTTCTTAGTTTCGCCGCCTAGAAACACTCAACGATTATAGATTATGTTCTAATATAATGGTTGATGCAAACTATTTGAGATTTTAAACTGATAACAAGGAATGCCAAGACCTATAAATACTCCACAGGATATTTCCTTTCGTGAGCGGTTCTCTGCACTAGCAAATCTGCCACAGCTTTTCAGGTTGGTTTGGGCAAGTAGTCCTACAAAAACGATGCTGAGCTTTAGTTTAAGGATTTTACGCTCCGTAATGCCTATTGCACTGTTATATATTGGTAAACTTATAATAGATCAAGTGGTTGTTCTCAGTTCAAAGGGTGGCGATCAAAACTTACTTTGGGAACTGGTTTCCATAGAATTCATGCTCGCAATTGTGACCGATGGGCTTAACCGGGCGATAATTTTAACCGATAGCTTATTGGGCGATTTATTTTCCAACCATACCTCCGTAAGAATCATGGCTCATGCAGCCACCTTAGATTTAGACCAGTTTGAAGATTCAGTATTTTACGATAAATTAGAAAGGGCAAGGCAACAAACTGTAGGCAGGAGCATACTTTTAACTCAGGTAATGTCGCAGGTTCAGGATATGGTTTCGATGATTTTTCTCTTGGGGGGGCTTATTGCGTTCAACCCCTGGCTTATTTTTCTGCTCATACTTGCTATCTTACCTTCATTTTTAGGTGAGTCGCATTTTAACGGCCAAAATTATGCGTTAACAAGAAGCCAAACTCCTGAAAGAAGAGAACTAGACTATATTCGATTTTTAGGAGCGAGTGATGAAACTGCAAAAGAGGTAAAGGTTTTCGGACTTTCAGATTTTATTATATCCCGATTCAAAAAGATTTCTAATAAATTCTATACTGATAATAGTAGACTCGCGGTTCGCCGCTCACTTTGGGGCGTTCTTTTTTCCGTTCTTGGAAGTGTCGGCTACTATGCAGCTTACGGCTTTATTATTTATCAGGCAGCCAATGCAGTAATAACGATTGGCACGCTAACCTTTCTTGCAGGATCTTTCCGCCAACTTAGTAGCTTAATGGAAACCATGTTAGCCCGCTTCACCAGTGTTTCACAAGGCGCTATTTATTTAAATGATTTTATTGAATTTTTTGAGATAAAACCGAAAATAAGCATCGCTGATAAACCACTTCCATTTCCTGTACCCATTAAAACAGGTTTTGTTTTTGAAGGAGTTGGGTTTAAATACCAGAACTCAGAAAGCTGGGCAAATAGGAATCTTAATTTTAAATTAGCACCTGGAGAAAAACTCGCTTTGGTTGGTGAAAACGGTGCAGGCAAATCCACATTAGTGAAACTATTAGCTAGATTATATGATCCCACAGAAGGACGTATTCTTCTTGATGGAATAGATTTGAAGCGCTATGATATAGATGGTCTTCGGTTTAATCTTGGTATCATTTTTCAGGATTATCTTCGTTATCAGATGACGCTTTCTCAAAATATTGCTGTCGGTAACATTCAGCAGAGCGACAATAAGGAATTAATTAATAAAGCGGCAAAAGAAAGTCTCGCTGATGCTGTTGCTCAAAAATTACCTGGTAAATATGATCAATGGCTGGGAAAGCGTTTTAACAATGGTGTTGAATTATCAGGTGGAGAGTGGCAAAAAGTTGCACTCGCCAGGGTTTATATGAAAGATGCGCAGTTGTTAATACTCGATGAGCCGACAGCAGCTCTTGATGCAAGAGCTGAATTTGAAGTTTTTCAACGTTTCGCCGAATTAACAGAGGGGAAGTCTGCAGTGCTAATTTCTCATCGTTTTTCTACAGCGAGGCTGGCTGATCGTATTTTAGTGTTGGATAATGGAGAAATATTGGAACTTGGTACGCATAGCGAACTAATTAAAAAAAATGGAAAATATGCGGAGCTGTTTGAACTGCAGGCAAGAGGATACCAATAGGTTTTAGAAAATCTTATTTCGTCTTAAGTAAAAAAAACGAGCCAAACAGCTTCAATAGTTATTTGGCTCATATGGTGCTTTTTAAATAACAATTTAAATCCTCCTTCGGAAGATTTAAATCAGTCAGGATAAATTAATTCATAATAAGTTCTTTAAAAATCTCCGGTTTAAAGCAATTTATCAGGTGTTATCGGTAGCGATCTCACTCTTTTTCCCGTCGCATTAAATACAGCATTGGCTACTGCGGCGGCTACACCAACAATGCCAACTTCTCCAATTCCTTTTACACCCATTTTATTTGGGATCAAATCTTCCTCATTGATAAACATGGCATCTAAACTACCAATATCGAGATTTGTAGGTACATGATAATCAGCAAATGAGCGTGTAGCGAAGTTCCCATATCTTGGATCAATAACCGATTCCTCTGTTAAAGCCATTCCAATTCCCCACACATTTCCACCAATAATTTGCGACCTGGCTGTTTTAGGATTCAATATTTTACCAGCACCTGTAACGGCCAAAAAACGTGTCACCTTCACCATTCCGGTAATGCTATTTACCCTTACCTCAGCGAAATTGGCATTGAAACTATGTGAGGAATACTTCTCTGCTTCAGCCGGTGCTTTTGAATCTGAGCGGGTCTGAAAATCGGCTACATTTTCTGAAATCATCAGCTGTGCTGCGGTAGGACGAACAAAAAACTGCTTACCAGATTTCGTTAGCAATTCATCAGTAATTTTGATGCAGGCATCATTAACTGCATTTGCAAAACTTGAGGCGCCAACCGACCCGACGGAACCAGCTGCCGGAGGTAAATCGGAATCACCAAGTTTAATGTTCACCTGGTTTACGGGTAAGCCTAATCCATCGGCCGCAGTTTGTGCCAATATGGTATTTGTCCCTGTACCTAAATCAGATGCTGCGATCTCGACTGTAGCATAAACCAATTTGTTTTTCAGATTCAGTTTAATTATTGCCGAGCTGTCTCTTTGCCTTGCCGGGTATGTTCCACAAGCTACGCCATAACCTACTAAATCGTTGCCAATTTTATTTGTACCTGGTTCAGTTTTCCGTTTTTCCCATCCAAATGCTTTTGCGCCTGCCTGTAAACATTTTACAGTTGTTCTCGAAGACCAGGGTTTTCCGTTTGATGGATCTTTAGGTGGTTCATTTTTTATCCTCAATTCAATCGGATCCATTTTCAGTTTATAAGCCAGCTCATCCATAGCAGATTCCAACGCGAAACTACCGGTTGATTTTCCTGGTCCGCGGGTATAGGTTGGCAAAATAATGTTCATGGGAACAACCCGATAGCTAATCAAACTATTCGGAACCTCGTACATTATTTTTGTGCAATCACCACATGGCTCAATAAATTCATTGTCGACGGCGGTATGTGATATGATCTCATGCGCAAGGGCAATTAATTTTCCATCTTTCGTTGCACCAATACTCAGCTTCTGCATATTTCTTTGCCTCAATCCTACAGAATTAAACATTTGCTGTCTGGTAAGGGCTAATTTAACTGGCCTGTTAACCATTTTAGCAGCCAATGCGGCAAGTACAAGGTTTGCCCATTGGCCACCTTTTGAACCAAAACCGCCACCAATAAATGGAGATATAATTCTTACTTGCTCAGGCTTCATATTTAAAGTTGCCGCTGCCGCTGTTTGGGCGCCATTAATAATTTGCGAACCATTATATAGCGTGAGTTTATCGCCTTCCCATATTGCCATTGTAGCATGTGGTTCCATGGGATGATGGTGTTCAATAGGTGTTTCGTACGTTTCTTCCACCTTAACCTCAGCGGTTTCCATTGCTGATTTTCCTGCACCTCGAACCAAGTCGGCCAATTCTTTTCCCTTTGGCATTTCGGGTGTTTTCGCGAGCTTTTCGAAATCTATCTTTTCTGTTTGCTGATTATACGCTACTTTGATGAGGTGTGCCGCTGCCGTAGCCTGCTCAAATGTTTCAGCAACCACTATTCCAATATGCTCACCATGAAAAGTAATTTCTGGTCCTTGTAGTAATGCGCCACCTCGTAAACCACCTTTAACATTTAATTTGGGAACATTTTCATGTGTGATTACTTTTAATACACCTGGAAAACTTTCAGCCTCGCTGCTGTCAATTTTTTTGATTCGACCGGCAGCAATGGTACTCTTGAATAATACGGCATAAGCCATATTATTCGCAGGATAGTCGGTGGCATAAGTTGCTTTGCCAGTTATTTTTAATATTCCATCAATGCGATCGATTCCTTTACCGATGGATTTTTTGCTATCTTCCATATCTATCTTGAAGGTTATCCTTTAAATGCTAGCTCAAGTGCATTAACTAAGGTTTTTTTACCCATTTCTATCTTAAACTTATTATATGTTAATGCTTTCGCTGCGGCCATTTCAGTTTCAGCGGCTTTGGTAAAGTTTGCTGTTGTGGCTGCTTTTCCCTTTAAAAATTCTTCGGCTTGTAGCGCTCTCCAAGGTTTATGTGCCACCCCGCCCAGGGCGATATTAGCAGATTTAATAATGTTT is drawn from Pedobacter mucosus and contains these coding sequences:
- a CDS encoding xanthine dehydrogenase family protein molybdopterin-binding subunit, translated to MEDSKKSIGKGIDRIDGILKITGKATYATDYPANNMAYAVLFKSTIAAGRIKKIDSSEAESFPGVLKVITHENVPKLNVKGGLRGGALLQGPEITFHGEHIGIVVAETFEQATAAAHLIKVAYNQQTEKIDFEKLAKTPEMPKGKELADLVRGAGKSAMETAEVKVEETYETPIEHHHPMEPHATMAIWEGDKLTLYNGSQIINGAQTAAAATLNMKPEQVRIISPFIGGGFGSKGGQWANLVLAALAAKMVNRPVKLALTRQQMFNSVGLRQRNMQKLSIGATKDGKLIALAHEIISHTAVDNEFIEPCGDCTKIMYEVPNSLISYRVVPMNIILPTYTRGPGKSTGSFALESAMDELAYKLKMDPIELRIKNEPPKDPSNGKPWSSRTTVKCLQAGAKAFGWEKRKTEPGTNKIGNDLVGYGVACGTYPARQRDSSAIIKLNLKNKLVYATVEIAASDLGTGTNTILAQTAADGLGLPVNQVNIKLGDSDLPPAAGSVGSVGASSFANAVNDACIKITDELLTKSGKQFFVRPTAAQLMISENVADFQTRSDSKAPAEAEKYSSHSFNANFAEVRVNSITGMVKVTRFLAVTGAGKILNPKTARSQIIGGNVWGIGMALTEESVIDPRYGNFATRSFADYHVPTNLDIGSLDAMFINEEDLIPNKMGVKGIGEVGIVGVAAAVANAVFNATGKRVRSLPITPDKLL
- a CDS encoding ABC transporter ATP-binding protein; protein product: MPIALLYIGKLIIDQVVVLSSKGGDQNLLWELVSIEFMLAIVTDGLNRAIILTDSLLGDLFSNHTSVRIMAHAATLDLDQFEDSVFYDKLERARQQTVGRSILLTQVMSQVQDMVSMIFLLGGLIAFNPWLIFLLILAILPSFLGESHFNGQNYALTRSQTPERRELDYIRFLGASDETAKEVKVFGLSDFIISRFKKISNKFYTDNSRLAVRRSLWGVLFSVLGSVGYYAAYGFIIYQAANAVITIGTLTFLAGSFRQLSSLMETMLARFTSVSQGAIYLNDFIEFFEIKPKISIADKPLPFPVPIKTGFVFEGVGFKYQNSESWANRNLNFKLAPGEKLALVGENGAGKSTLVKLLARLYDPTEGRILLDGIDLKRYDIDGLRFNLGIIFQDYLRYQMTLSQNIAVGNIQQSDNKELINKAAKESLADAVAQKLPGKYDQWLGKRFNNGVELSGGEWQKVALARVYMKDAQLLILDEPTAALDARAEFEVFQRFAELTEGKSAVLISHRFSTARLADRILVLDNGEILELGTHSELIKKNGKYAELFELQARGYQ